GCCCGGCTACGGGTCATCGAGCGCTGCGGGCACATCGCCATGCTCGAGCAGCCCACCGAGTTCAACCGGCACATGGGCGAGTTCCTGGCCGCGCTCGGGTCCGGAGCCGCCCTGGACGAGGCCGACGGCCGGAGCGGCCAGCCGGGGGGAGCGTAAGCGTCCGTATGTTCCAGATCGATCGGCCGCTGCCCGGCATCACCGAGGACGGGGCCCCGTACTGGGCCGCCTGCCGCGACCACAAGCTCGCGGTCCAGCGCTGCTCGGCCTGCGGCCACCTCCGCTTCCCGCCGAGCGTCGTGTGCCCCAGGTGCCTGGCGCTGGAGCACGAATGGACGCCCCTCTCGGGGCGCGGGACGATCTACTCGTTCATCATCGTGCACCGGCCGCAGCACCCGGGCTTCTACGCCGACGTGCCCTACAACGTCGCCATCGTCGAGCTCGAGGAGGGTATCCGCCTGCACACGAACGTGGTCGAGTGCAC
Above is a genomic segment from Candidatus Eisenbacteria bacterium containing:
- a CDS encoding Zn-ribbon domain-containing OB-fold protein, coding for MFQIDRPLPGITEDGAPYWAACRDHKLAVQRCSACGHLRFPPSVVCPRCLALEHEWTPLSGRGTIYSFIIVHRPQHPGFYADVPYNVAIVELEEGIRLHTNVVECTNEDLRIGLPVEVVFEKVDDEITLPKFRPRR